From the Streptococcus hyointestinalis genome, the window GAATTAGCACTAATACACTGTATCTGTGGGAGAAACAACTCAAAGAACTAGGTCATTTGGAGCGCCAAAAAAGAAAACCAAGCCCTCGCAAATTGCCATTGGATAAGTTAGAAGCCTATGTCAAGGAACATCCAGATGCTTTCTTAAGGGAAATTGCAGAGCATTTTGACTGTAGTATTCCCTCAGTTTGGGCTGCCTTAAAAAAACTGAACATCACTTTAAAAAAAGACCACAACCTATAAAGAACAAGATAGCGAAAAGGTGAGACGCTATCTTGATGTTTTAGCCTGCTTTCCAAACACCCCTATTGTTTATATTGATGAGACTGGCATTGATACTTATCTTTATCGTCACAAAGCTAGAGCACCTCGAGGGGAGAAAGTATACGACAAGGTAAGTGGACGCAGATTCGAAAGAATTTCGGTAGTAGCTGGTCAAATTGGTTCTAAAATTATAGCCCCCTTGCTTTATCATGGAACGATGACAGCGGAATTATTTATCAAGTGGTATCAGGAGCAGCTATTGCCATCCTTGATAGAACCCCATGTCATCATTATGGATAATGCAGCTTTTCACCCCAAGAAACAACTAGATGAGCTTGCAGTGGCTAAGGGACACTATTTTCTTCCGCTTCCACCTTATTCCCCTGAACTCAATCCCATCGAACAGTTTTGGGCTACTCTAAAAAGAAAGGTGACTGAATTGTTAAGAACAGGTCGTTCTGTTCAGTCTGCTTTGGAATACTATTTTAAAACTAAATAACTATAAACAAGCAGAAACCATCAATAGGGCTGTTAAGAGCTTACTGTCGCAGTACCCTATTCGCTCCATCACATCGGACAATGGCTCAGAGTTCAGTAGCTTGTCAGACTTAAAAGGTGTGGAAGTCTATTTTGCCCATCCTTATGCTTCTCATGAAAGAGGAACAAATGAAAATTTCAATGGTCTCTTGAGAGAGTTTCTCCCAAAAGGTGTTTCTCTTAACTCACTAACGACAGAAGAACTCAATCACTACGTCTCTGCTATCAATGACAGACCTAGACGACTTCACAAGTATAAAACCGCAAATATTTTGTTTGGGCTAGCCCAAACAGCTTAACCTCTGGAGCTCTAGTTATCAATGAACTTGTTGCACTTGACTTGACAAGTGGGGATTTATTCTATTATCTTTAACATTTGAATAATATGAACTCTGGGATTTAGCTGATGATAGTTTTTGCCATATTAAGATGTTTGAATCAAAAGTTGACAAAGTTGAATTGTTATTGGCACAGGAAGAAGCTGTAAATGCTATCAACGAACAATTATTAAAGGATATTGGAATTAAAGAGGATAAGAATTACCTATTTACAAAAGATTTTAAAGTGGAAGAACGTGGACTAATTGGAAAAAAAGAAAAATTCGCTGTTGTACCTTTGAAAATTTTTGAAAAAATGTTATATCAAGTAAATACTAAACCTATGAAACAAATTTTAGACGATTTTATTGATAAAGTCTTTAACAATAGTATAGTCAAAGGATTGAAACAGAAAATTAGCCAGTTGACAGGCGAATTAAAAAGAGCCAGGGAGCAGCTTCAACATGAGAGGTCAGTACGAATTGCTGAACAAAAAGAAGCTAAGAAAAAAATGGATTCACTATTGAAAGAAGTCCAACCTGCAATAAACCTTTACGACAATTTTCAAAAATATCTCACAGAAAATGATAAGAAAAAAGTATTTGAACGTATCGAAAAACACAAAAAGTTACACCGAGAACAAATAAGTAAAAATCGCAATACAAATGATTATGAACGTTAAAAAGTGCAGAGAACAGTACTCTGCACTTTTTAATTTATTTAATTACTCAATCATTCCAAACCAACTTAACGCATCGATGATAGCTTGTTCTTTTTTGGGTGGACAATTTGGAACTCTTTGATTTTCTTTCTTAGAGTGATTATAGTTCTCTCGCTCAGTTATCCCAAGTTTCCTTTTAACTTGTGCAATGTTAAGGGTAGATACTTTTAATTCAAATTTTCTAAAGACATAATCTTTGATTTCTGAATAAGTGGCTTCCTTCTTGACAGAAATATCTTTGAGGTCGTCTTCATTGATTTCAAGATCAATATGATGGTTGATATCTCGTTTGGACAATTTAACAACCGCCTCTGTCCTTGCCGTATGCGGAAACATATCGACGGACTGGATGTAGTCGACTGTGTAGACCTTAGTTAGTTTTGCAAGGTCACGTGCAAGTGTTGAAGCATTACAAGAAACGTAGACCATTTTTTCAGGTCGGACGTCCAATATAGTCTCTAACAACTTGTCATCCAAGCCTGTGCGTGGCGGGTCAACGATTAAGACGTTGGCACGGTAGCCTTCCTTGTACCAGCGAGGGATGATGTCCTCAGATTTTCCTGCCTCGTAGGTAGCATTGGTGAAGCCAAGGCGCTTAGCATTTTCCCTGGCATCTGCGATAGCTTCTGGGATAATGTCCATCCCCCGCACTTCAGCCACCTTGTCCGCAAAGATAAAGCCAATCGTCCCCACACCACAGTAAGCGTCAATGAGTTTATCCTTTGGTGAGACGTCAAGCGCTCTTACGACCTCGCCGTAGAGACGATTGGTTTGCTCTGGATTGAGCTGGTAAAAGGCTCTTGGAGACAGCTCAAAGCTGTAATTAAGCACTTCTTCTGTGATGGTCTCTTGCCCCCAGAGGATGGTGGTTTTATCGCCATAAATGTCGCTGGTTTTGCTGGTATTGAGATTGACCGCTACCGTTTTTATCTGTGGAAATTCTCGAATCAACTCGGCAATGACATCGTCAAAATCAAGCGCCTTGCTGGTGATGAAAATCAGCTGGACTTGACCACTTGCCTGTCCTTTTCGTATCATGACCGTACGCACGCCTGCGATTTTACGTTCATTGTAGATAGGAAGATGATACTTATCTAAAAGCTGAGTGACACGATTAATGATTGCCTGCGTCAGCTCATCTTGTACCAAACAGTCAGTGAGTGCGACCAAACGGTGACTGCCTTGCTGATAGAGCCCAGCCTTGACACTACCACCAAAAGAGCGGGTCTGAAACTGCAACTTAGCACGGTAATGCCAAGGATTGTCCATGCCAATGGTTGGGCGAATGTCGTAGGAGGCATACCCTTTTGGTTTAAACTTTTTCAGCGCTTGCTTGATGACATCATCCTTGTAAGCAAGCTGCTGGTCATAGCGCAGGTGCATAATCTGACAGCCCCCACAAGTCTCATAAATCGAGCAGGCTGGCTGCACACGATAGGGTGAGGGTTTGTTAATGGTAAGAAGCCGTGCCTGTGCAAAATTACGCTTAACCGCTGTAATCTGACAATAGACATCCTCGCCTGTCAAAGCACCCTCAACAAAAATCAAGGTCTTTTTATAAAAACCAATGCCCTCGCCATTGATCCCCATACGCTTTATCTTGAGTGGAATACGTTGTTTTACCTTTACATTCATACAGCTATTATACCACAATGCTAGACGATGAGAAAATGGGCAGTTTGTGTTAGAATAAAGGCAAAGTATCATCAAAGGAAGAACCATGAAAATCACAAAACTTGAAAAAAAGAAACGGCTTTATCTGCTAGAGCTAGACGAAGCTGAGCGTCTCTACATCACAGAGGACACCGTTGTGCGCTTTTTCCTCAGCAAGGACAAAATCATTAGCCAAGAAGAGTTAGAAGCTATCAAGGACTTTGCCCAGTTTTCTTATGGTAAAAACTTGGCACTCTACGATCTGTCTTTCAAGCCACGCACAGAAAAAGAAACCCGTGACTATCTGCTCAAGTATGACATTGACGAGACGGTTATTGACAGAGTTGTCACTAATCTCAAAAAAGACAAATGGCTTGATGACGCCAAGTATGCTAATACTTTTATCGAGCAAAGCCTAGCAACTAGCGACAAAGGAGCCTACGTCATCCAGCAAAAGCTCAAGCAAAAAGGCATTTCGCAAAACATCATCGAAGAAGCCTTGAAAAATCAAGACTTTAGCGCTGTGCTCGAAAAAACGACGGCAAAGCTGGTCAAAAAATACCAAGACAAACTGCCACTAAACGCTCTCAAAACCAAAGTCAAGCAAAGCCTCACCACCAAAGGCTTCTCCTACCAAGAAGCAAACCTAGCCGTCGACAGCCTAGAGCTTGAGCGGGACTGCGAGCAAGAAGAGTCGCTCATTGAGCGAGACTTGGAAAAACTCCAGCGTAAATACAGCAGACGCTATGAGGGCTATGAGCTCAAACAACGCTTAACCCAAGCGCTCATGCGAAAAGGCTACGACTACAACGACATCAAAAGCCACTTGAGAGAATATTAACAGCTTTTGCTATTATTATTTAAGAAATCTCTGACAATCGTACACTTAGGGGTGCGATTTTTTTCAAATTATGGTAAACTATAAGGGATAGATTTTAATTGTAGAAAGTTGGTAAGCCATGAAATTACCCAAGGAAGGCGACTTTATTACAATTCAAAGTTATAAACATGATGGCAGTTTGCACCGAACATGGCGCGATACAATGGTACTAAAAACAACAGAAAATGCTCTTATCGGTGTTAATGACCATACTCTAGTCACCGAAAGTGATGGCAGGCGTTGGGTAACGCGTGAGCCTGCTATCGTTTACTTTCACAAGAAGTATTGGTTCAATATTGTTGCCATGATACGAGACAATGGGATTTCCTACTACTGCAACTTGGCAAGCCCTTATCTACTTGATGAGGAGGCGCTCAAGTACATTGATTATGACCTTGATATCAAGGTCTTTGCAGATGGTGAGAAAAAATTGCTTGATGTGGATGAGTATGAGGCGCACAAGCGTAAGATGGGATACTCAGCAGACATCGACTACATCTTAAAGGAAAATGTCAAAATCTTGGTAGATTGGATTAACAACCAAAAAGGACCATTTTCTTCAGCCTATATCAACATTTGGTACAAACGTTATCTTGGACTGAAGAATCGTTAAAGTTGACAAAGAGGCTAGAGAGACATCTCAGTCTCTTTATTACTCTTAAAAGGAGGTTTTTATGGCATTTGACAAGACACGGGAACGCTATGCAAGTTTTGGGATTGCGACATCACTGTCGCATGAGCTCATCAATACCATCTGGGATGTGCTCGATAACTATCTGAAGGGAGTGGTACCGCTTGAGGAGGAGCTGACTTTTCACTTGATCAAGCGAGAGGACAAGCTCTCCATCCAGTATCTTGATAAAAAGAACAGCATCAGCATTGTCTTTGATTATGCGACTTCCTTTGACCCCTTTTTTCCTCATACCGTTTGCCTCATTGATGAGGGCGGGATTGAGACGATTTTGTTGCCTTATGAACTCTAAAAAGCTTGGAATCTCCAAGCTTTTTGTCTTTTTATAATAAATCATCAATCAAGTCATCCAAGGCATCGTTGTCTGCCTGTGGGGTGATTTCTGTGATGATGATACCTGCAACAGCTCGCTCAACCAGTCCTTCCACATCTAGACGAGCCTCATACTGCTCAACATTTTTAATCTTAGGATTGGTCTTTGGACGGTCTGGCGCAAATATGGTGCAGCAATCCTCAAAAGGTTGAATGGAAATATCAAAGGTATCAATCTTTTGAGCGATATCAATAATCTCAAGCTTGTCCATGGTCACAACAGGACGGATGACAGGCGTTGTCGTGACGGCATTGATTGCCTGCATAGACTCTAGCGTCTGGCTCGCCACCTGTCCTAAGCTCTCACCGTTGATAATGACAAGTCCACGGCGTTCTTCACGAATACGATCTGTGATACGCATCATAAAACGACGGGTCAGCGTCATGAGGTAAGCTTCTGGCGCTTTCTCCTTGATTTCTTCTTGAATCTCAGTAAAGGGCACTTCGATGAACTGGATATTGCCGCCAAATTTTGTCAATTTACGTGTCAAATCTTGCGCTTTTTTGAGGGCACCTGGGCTGGTATAAGGAGGGCTAGCAAAATGTACCGCCTCAATATCAACCCCACGCTTTAGAGCAAGGTAGCCCGCAACAGGTGAGTCAATCCCTCCAGACAGCATGAGCATACCACGCCCTGCCGTTCCTACTGGCAGTCCGCCAGCTCCTTTGATATTTTCATAAGAGAGATAAGCCGCTTCGTCTCGGATTTCAATCTTGAGGTTGACGTCAGGCTGCTTCATTTGTGCTTTTATCTGTGGCAAAACGTCAAAAACAGCATTTCCCATGACTTGGTTAAGCTCTCGGCTGTCTAGCTCAAAGGTGTGGTCACTGCGTTTGCCAGTGATTTTAAAGGTCATGCCGTCCTGATAGATAGAGGTCATCAAGTCCTGCACTGCTTTTTTGATAGCAGGCACCGTCTTTTCCACCTTGTAGGAAGGTGAAAAGGCTTGAATCCCAAAAATCTGCTTAAGCGACTCAGCTACTGGCTGATAGTCTGTGCCATTGAGATAGACGTGAGCACGGTCACGGTCAGCCTGTACCGTCACGTCTGGATAAATAGACAGGACGTGCTTCATGTTTTGTTTGAGTTTGTTAATAAAGCGCATACGGTTTTTGCCCTTGGTTGAGAGCTCACCGTAGCGGACCATAATTTCAGAATACTGCATATTACCTTCTAACTTTCTGTGTTTTTGCATAAACGTGTTTAAAAATCGTTAAAAATTGCTCCACTTGACTCATGTCATTGTCATCGTCGAGACTGATACGAACTGCTGTTTGCGCTTCTTTTTGGGGCACTCCCATAGCAATCAGCGTTCCTGCTGGCTTACCAGCTTTTGAAGAGCAAGCGGACGTGGTTGAGATATAGATAGCATGCTCTTCAAAGGCATGCACAACCACCTCGCCACGCACACCTCTGATACCAAAGGTGATGATATTTGGCGCAAAGCCTTCTTCCTCTGTGAACAGTTGCACACCGTCAAACTCCTCTAACGCTTCTTGGATAACCTGCTTCATCTTGGCAATTTTTGGCAGAGCCAGGGCTTCCTTATCCAGTGTCATACGGAGCGCACGGGCACTCGCCGCAATACCTGCGACATTTTCCGTTGTCGAGCGCAAATCGCTCTCTTGCCCGCCACCTGTTAGCAGTGAGCTGATACGCTTGCCCTCTTTTTTGTAGAGGATACCGACACCACGCACACCGTGAAACTTATGAGCTGAAAAGGACGCCAAATCCACACGGCTGGTCAGATAATGGCTAACAGGAATCTTGCCAATCGCCTGCACTGCATCCACATGAAAGGTGATGGTTGGCTTGTCCGCTAGAAGCTCTGAAATCTCTGAAATCGGCTGAATAGAGCCAATCTCGTTATTGACCGCCATGACAGACACAAGGATAGTTTCTGATTTGATGAGCTTGGCTAGCGCTTCTACATCCACAAAACCACGACTATCAACAGGTGCGTAATCAACAGCAAAACCATGCTCGCTCAGCCATTTAGCTGACTCCTTGACCGCTGGATGCTCGATAGCAGACACGATGATGTGCTTACCGTACTGCTCTTTTTCAAAAGCTGTGCCTTTTAACGCCCAATTATCACTCTCAGTTCCGCCTGAAGTGAAAAAAATCTCGCTAGGCGCAACCCCTAGTAAATTCGCCACTTGCTTACGGCTCGCCTCCAAGATACGGGTCGCATTGCTTCCTAGATTGTGGAGACTTGAGGGATTACCGAAAATTTTCGTTGCCACTTCGTGATAAGTCCTTAAAACCTCATCATAAGGACGGGTTGTGGCAGCATTGTCAAAGTAAATCATGTTTTATCTCTTCTCACTTGAAATCTTTTTGCGAGTCAAACTCGTCAATCTTTACTATTATAACACATCCTGAGTGTGCGGTCAGCATTTTAAAATGAAGTTTTTGGTCGCTTTTTTTGACGGAAAATCATATAATGAAAACAGACCATTCTTTCCTAATCAAAAGTTAAGGGTCAGGTGTTAAGATTAGACTATCTTAACCAAATCATCTCAGTCTTAAAGGAGTATCTTCTCATGTCAGAACATTATTCAAGACAGGATAAAAATGCGAAAAAGTCATCGCAATCTCTTGAAAAACCTACTAAGCACATCAAGACAGGCTTTTCAGCGCTTCAAAAAACAGTAGCGCTTGTCGGTAGTATTTTGAGTATCATCGTGGCAAGTATCACCATTAACAATGCCATGAACGGCTCCAAGACAAAAGCTTCTAGCGATACATCAACCACTAAGACCGTAGTTATCAAAGAAAAAGACACAAACAGCAATACAACAACCTCTAGTAGTGCAACTACTAACAATAACCAAACAAACGATGACGAGAATGAACAAACTTATACAAGTAACACTACGACCCCGTCTAGTGATACAACTGTCAGCTCATCTACGCCTACTGTAAGCAGTAGCGACACAACGACAGTCTCAGACACGACAACTTCTGATGCTGCTAGCACAACAGCAGACAGCACTAACCCTTGAACCATTTGAAGCTTCAAATGGTTTTTTCCGTTTTTGATAGGAATATACTATGATAACAGAGACTATTGATTGGATTCATTCTTATAAGGCAAATGGGAGACGTCCTGACAAAGAGCGCATGCAAGCTCTGCTAACAGAGCTTGGCAACCCGCAGAAGCAGGTGCCATGTATCCATGTGGTCGGCACAAACGGTAAAGGCTCTACAACTGCCTACTTACAGGCGCTCTTTAGCGCTTGTGGCTACCGGTGTGGTACCTTCACTTCACCTTATATCACTTGCTTCAACGAGCGCATGGCTATTGATGGTAGACCTATCTCCAATGATGAGCTTGAAGAGCTTTGCCAAGCTATCAAACCGCATTTAGAGAAACTAGAAGA encodes:
- a CDS encoding IS630 transposase-related protein encodes the protein MKSYGIDFRKRVINYVEAGHSKKETCQLFGISTNTLYLWEKQLKELGHLERQKRKPSPRKLPLDKLEAYVKEHPDAFLREIAEHFDCSIPSVWAALKKLNITLKKDHNL
- a CDS encoding transposase, producing the protein MRRYLDVLACFPNTPIVYIDETGIDTYLYRHKARAPRGEKVYDKVSGRRFERISVVAGQIGSKIIAPLLYHGTMTAELFIKWYQEQLLPSLIEPHVIIMDNAAFHPKKQLDELAVAKGHYFLPLPPYSPELNPIEQFWATLKRKVTELLRTGRSVQSALEYYFKTK
- the recX gene encoding recombination regulator RecX — protein: MKITKLEKKKRLYLLELDEAERLYITEDTVVRFFLSKDKIISQEELEAIKDFAQFSYGKNLALYDLSFKPRTEKETRDYLLKYDIDETVIDRVVTNLKKDKWLDDAKYANTFIEQSLATSDKGAYVIQQKLKQKGISQNIIEEALKNQDFSAVLEKTTAKLVKKYQDKLPLNALKTKVKQSLTTKGFSYQEANLAVDSLELERDCEQEESLIERDLEKLQRKYSRRYEGYELKQRLTQALMRKGYDYNDIKSHLREY
- a CDS encoding DUF402 domain-containing protein, which codes for MKLPKEGDFITIQSYKHDGSLHRTWRDTMVLKTTENALIGVNDHTLVTESDGRRWVTREPAIVYFHKKYWFNIVAMIRDNGISYYCNLASPYLLDEEALKYIDYDLDIKVFADGEKKLLDVDEYEAHKRKMGYSADIDYILKENVKILVDWINNQKGPFSSAYINIWYKRYLGLKNR
- a CDS encoding DUF960 domain-containing protein, producing the protein MAFDKTRERYASFGIATSLSHELINTIWDVLDNYLKGVVPLEEELTFHLIKREDKLSIQYLDKKNSISIVFDYATSFDPFFPHTVCLIDEGGIETILLPYEL
- the thiI gene encoding tRNA uracil 4-sulfurtransferase ThiI; its protein translation is MQYSEIMVRYGELSTKGKNRMRFINKLKQNMKHVLSIYPDVTVQADRDRAHVYLNGTDYQPVAESLKQIFGIQAFSPSYKVEKTVPAIKKAVQDLMTSIYQDGMTFKITGKRSDHTFELDSRELNQVMGNAVFDVLPQIKAQMKQPDVNLKIEIRDEAAYLSYENIKGAGGLPVGTAGRGMLMLSGGIDSPVAGYLALKRGVDIEAVHFASPPYTSPGALKKAQDLTRKLTKFGGNIQFIEVPFTEIQEEIKEKAPEAYLMTLTRRFMMRITDRIREERRGLVIINGESLGQVASQTLESMQAINAVTTTPVIRPVVTMDKLEIIDIAQKIDTFDISIQPFEDCCTIFAPDRPKTNPKIKNVEQYEARLDVEGLVERAVAGIIITEITPQADNDALDDLIDDLL
- a CDS encoding cysteine desulfurase family protein, whose amino-acid sequence is MIYFDNAATTRPYDEVLRTYHEVATKIFGNPSSLHNLGSNATRILEASRKQVANLLGVAPSEIFFTSGGTESDNWALKGTAFEKEQYGKHIIVSAIEHPAVKESAKWLSEHGFAVDYAPVDSRGFVDVEALAKLIKSETILVSVMAVNNEIGSIQPISEISELLADKPTITFHVDAVQAIGKIPVSHYLTSRVDLASFSAHKFHGVRGVGILYKKEGKRISSLLTGGGQESDLRSTTENVAGIAASARALRMTLDKEALALPKIAKMKQVIQEALEEFDGVQLFTEEEGFAPNIITFGIRGVRGEVVVHAFEEHAIYISTTSACSSKAGKPAGTLIAMGVPQKEAQTAVRISLDDDNDMSQVEQFLTIFKHVYAKTQKVRR
- a CDS encoding DUF6556 family protein, yielding MSEHYSRQDKNAKKSSQSLEKPTKHIKTGFSALQKTVALVGSILSIIVASITINNAMNGSKTKASSDTSTTKTVVIKEKDTNSNTTTSSSATTNNNQTNDDENEQTYTSNTTTPSSDTTVSSSTPTVSSSDTTTVSDTTTSDAASTTADSTNP